AATGCCGGATGATCTGACCCTCGGGACCGAATTCTCCGGCGTGTTCATGGGCCTTCCGGGAGAATCCTCCTTCATCCTTCAGGCTGCATTCGGTCGCAGGGCAGCCAACTCCATTGAACGGTTCACGCAGGGCGTGTCCATGACTGCGGGCCGGGATCATGAAGGCCCGTATCCGTCCCGGCTTTACACCAGTCTGGAGGGGGTGGCCGAGGCGGCACCGGTCCCGGTAACGGACGAGGCGTCGGCTCGGAAGGAAGGCGCGCGCTGCATTCGGTGCGAATGCATGGAATGTGTGAAGCATTGCGTGTTTCTGCAGAATTTCAAGTCCTATCCCAAGGTCTATGTCCGCCGCATCTACAACAACGAATCCATTGTCATGGGCACGCGGCAAGCCAACACCATGATCAATTCCTGCATGCTGTGCGGTCTGTGCGAGACCGTGTGCCCCGAGGATTTCTCCATGGCCGAGGTCTGCCTTGAAGCGCGACGCAGCATGGTGGACCGGGGCAGGATGCCTGCGTCGGCCCATGAATTCGCCCTGCGGGACATGGCGTTTGCCAATGGAGAAAAATGTGCGCTCGCCCGGCATGCGCCCGGGCACGATTCCAGCGAGTACGTGTATTTCCCGGGATGCCAGCTCACCGCGTCCGATCCGGGATCGGTGCGTGCTGCCTATGACGACCTGCGATCCCGGTTGGGGAAGGTGGGGTTGATGCTTCGCTGCTGCAACGCGCCGGCTCACTGGGCTGGCAGGGAATCGCTTTTCCGGGAGTCCATGGATGCATTGCGGCATGACTGGGATTTTTTGGGCAGGCCCGTGATCATTGCGGCCTGTCCCACATGTCTGCAAATGCTTCGGGATAATCTGCCCGAGGCCGAGATTCAGTCGCATTGGGCCATCCTGCGCGTACTGGGGCCGCCACGTGGTGCGGACAGGTGTTCCGTGTCGCTGGCCGTGAACGATCCCTGCGCTGCGCGTCATGATGCTCCGCAGCGCGAGGACGTGCGCGCCGTGCTGGAGCAGTTGGGCGTGGAGACCGTGGACCCTGCGTTGACCGGCGAAATGACCGAATGTTGCGGCTACGGGGGACTGCTTGCCGAGGCGAATCCCGAGCTGGGCATGGCTGCGGCCGAGCATCGTTCCCGGGCCGCGTCGCAGGATTTCGTGACCTATTGCGCCATGTGCCGGGACATGTTCGCCCGGGCGGGCAAGCGGGCCATGCATGTGTACGATCTGCTGTACCCGTGCGGGGACGATTCCGCGCAACGTCCGGCTCCGGGCTATTCCGCGCGCAGGGAGAACCGGGCGCGCTTGCGGGAATCCCTGCTCATGGAGCTGTGGGGCGGATCGGCCCGGGAGCGTGAACCTTTCGAGGACGTGGTGGTTGCCTTCACGCCCGAGGTCTCGCGTCTGATGGAGGAACGAC
Above is a window of Pseudodesulfovibrio tunisiensis DNA encoding:
- a CDS encoding pyridine nucleotide-disulfide oxidoreductase/dicluster-binding protein, coding for MEQAELREWERRCVQEETPRCAAACPLHVDARTFCGLAEKGRWDKAWSVLARTLPLPGVLARLCEGPCRAECVRRDAGGAVDMPALERFCAGVAKPVSPPRPLPSRGKSVAVVGASMAGLAAAWELARRGFAVSLHCDVPGGALLSLPEDRIPYGALDVELENLRRLKVEVHAGLTANAELVRELRDTHDAVFVDPESLSPDELGCGMPDDLTLGTEFSGVFMGLPGESSFILQAAFGRRAANSIERFTQGVSMTAGRDHEGPYPSRLYTSLEGVAEAAPVPVTDEASARKEGARCIRCECMECVKHCVFLQNFKSYPKVYVRRIYNNESIVMGTRQANTMINSCMLCGLCETVCPEDFSMAEVCLEARRSMVDRGRMPASAHEFALRDMAFANGEKCALARHAPGHDSSEYVYFPGCQLTASDPGSVRAAYDDLRSRLGKVGLMLRCCNAPAHWAGRESLFRESMDALRHDWDFLGRPVIIAACPTCLQMLRDNLPEAEIQSHWAILRVLGPPRGADRCSVSLAVNDPCAARHDAPQREDVRAVLEQLGVETVDPALTGEMTECCGYGGLLAEANPELGMAAAEHRSRAASQDFVTYCAMCRDMFARAGKRAMHVYDLLYPCGDDSAQRPAPGYSARRENRARLRESLLMELWGGSAREREPFEDVVVAFTPEVSRLMEERRILQSDVQKVLLATGRSGKRFRNRKTGRFLAFHRPVAVTYWVEYEELETGYLVHRTWCHRMRLPGGDA